In a single window of the Rhineura floridana isolate rRhiFlo1 chromosome 3, rRhiFlo1.hap2, whole genome shotgun sequence genome:
- the LOC133381374 gene encoding piggyBac transposable element-derived protein 1-like isoform X2 has product MAGVELRGSDFGLRVPTAAEPREHPGIKIEEQDPLELDQVGDGRGRTPHVVHAGSIEEFVQRSTEPCVDLESREELLQRWEAQWEEFLRKLESPHLERGIPQLPEEPTPWDDAKAFLASFELVAEACRWPKEEWVARLLPALGGGAQQMFSKLESQDWKDYQKVKVAILRGAALRREKQRQHFRRFCYQEAGGPREAYGRLQERCSQWLRAERRTKEEILELLILEQFLAILPPEIQSWVKERGPESCDQAVILAEVFLQRQEEAERWQLQPVPFVKVAVSSPGAEQAPSVSRQGQPCQEVKREEEEEAFEVTSPGCGAADECKRKNLQQGCPRRAEPFGRRMRVSEDEDQEATEEQHRLKKRQRRRNHCGEKMGRPVFCTLTDKTPHRQQQSPEPVVTENFQQGSGCCRHAAANGSNSALPFRQAFSLHVPTEGDLQPTRDPGTPKKRRKPNWNMEEKKLLYELVVANKEAALGLVPGSGAAARQAAFFVAAGRKVSTLGYYERSGPATRKRWNDTYGNLKKRVRTYRRLGLSFDRAVEKATRPEEAVLRPLIRCKRLKAMASGTRNPPPEEPTDTEEDSTPPTSDQEHSPGRMVELVASPGTATHCKGAGGRLQSGTPSPTAWEEVALGKES; this is encoded by the exons ATGGCTGGGGTGGAGCTgagaggctcagatttcggcctcCGGGTCCCGACTGCCGCAGAGCCAAGGGAGCATCCTGGGATAAAGATAGAAGAGCAAGATCCATTGGAGTTGGACCAGGTGGGAGATGGACGAGGCAGGACCCCTCATGTTGTCCACGCCGGGAGTATTGAGGAATTTGTGCAGAGGAGTACGGAACCGTGTGTCGATCTGGAATcgagggaggagttgctccaaCGCTGGGAGGCCCAGTGGGAAGAGTTCTTGAGGAAATTGGAGTCCCCTCACCTGGAACGGGGAATCCCACAGTTGCCGGAAGAGCCCACCCCATGGGATGACGCTAAGGCCTTCCTGGCCTCCTTCGAGCTAGTCGCTGAAGCCTGCCGCTGGCCCAAGGAAGAGTGGGTGGCCCGGCTCTTGCCGGCCCTCGGCGGGGGAGCCCAGCAAATGTTCAGCAAGCTGGAATCCCAGGACTGGAAGGACTACCAAAAGGTGAAGGTGGCCATCTTGCGGGGGGCAGCCCTGAGGAGGGAGAAGCAGCGACAACACTTCCGGCGCTTCTGCTACCAGGAGGCCGGGGGTCCCCGGGAGGCTTATGGCCGCCTCCAGGAACGTTGCTCTCAGTGGCTGAGGGCCGAGAGGCGCACCAAGGAGGAGATTCTGGAGCTGCTGATTCTGGAGCAGTTCTTGGCCATCCTCCCGCCGGAGATCCAGAGCTGGGTGAAGGAGCGCGGCCCGGAGTCCTGCGACCAGGCGGTGATCCTGGCCGAGGTTTTCCTGCAGAGGCAGGAAGAGGCGGAGAGATGGCAGCTCCAG CCGGTGCCATTTGTGAAAGTGGCTGTGAGTTCCCCAGGGGCAGAGCAGGCGCCATCTGTCTCCAGGCAAGGGCAGCCATGCCAAGAAGTGAagcgagaggaggaggaggaggccttcGAAGTGACCTCGCCTG GTTGTGGAGCAGCAGATGAGTGCAAGAGGAAGAATCTCCAACAGGGATGCCCCAGGCGAGCAgaaccatttgggagaaggatgaGAGTTTCTGAGGATGAGGATCAGGAAGCCACTGAGGAGCAGCACAGGCTAAAGAAACGACAACGGCGACGGAACCACTGTGGGGAAAAAATGGGAAGACCTGTTTTTTGTACACTGACTGACAAAACTCCACACCGGCAACAGCAAAGTCCAGAGCCAGTCGTCACGGAAAACTTCCAGCAGGGCTCCGGCTGCTGTAGGCATGCTGCGGCCAACGGGAGCAATTCCGCTCTGCCTTTTAGGCAGGCCTTTAGCTTGCACGTCCCCACGGAGGGAGACCTGCAGCCCACCAGAGATCCGGGGACACCAAAGAAGCGGAGGAAGCCAAATTGGAATATGGAGGAGAAGAAATTGCTCTACGAGTTAGTGGTAGCGAACAAGGAGGCTGCTCTCGGCCTCGTCCCGGGGAGTGGGGCTGCGGCACGCCAGGCAGCCTTTTTTGTGGCTGCAGGGCGGAAAGTGTCCACCTTGGGTTATTACGAGAGGTCGGGGCCTGCCACCCGCAAGAGGTGGAACGACACTTACGGGAACCTGAAGAAGAGGGTGCGAACGTACCGGCGCCTAGGCCTGTCATTTGACAGGGCGGTGGAGAAAGCCACACGGCCGGAAGAGGCAGTCCTCCGCCCGCTCATCCGCTGCAAGCGCCTGAAGGCCATGGCATCCGGCACCCGGAATC CCCCGCCAGAAGAACCCACAGACACAGAAGAGGACTCCACACCCCCGACCTCAGACCAAGAACACTCGCCAGGAAGGATGGTGGAGCTGGTGGCATCCCCAGGGACTGCGACTCATTGTAAAGGCGCAGGAGGCAGATTGCAGTCAGGGACACCTTCCCCAACAGCATGGGAGGAGGTAGCATTGGGGAAAG aatcatag
- the LOC133381374 gene encoding uncharacterized protein LOC133381374 isoform X1, with translation MAGVELRGSDFGLRVPTAAEPREHPGIKIEEQDPLELDQVGDGRGRTPHVVHAGSIEEFVQRSTEPCVDLESREELLQRWEAQWEEFLRKLESPHLERGIPQLPEEPTPWDDAKAFLASFELVAEACRWPKEEWVARLLPALGGGAQQMFSKLESQDWKDYQKVKVAILRGAALRREKQRQHFRRFCYQEAGGPREAYGRLQERCSQWLRAERRTKEEILELLILEQFLAILPPEIQSWVKERGPESCDQAVILAEVFLQRQEEAERWQLQPVPFVKVAVSSPGAEQAPSVSRQGQPCQEVKREEEEEAFEVTSPGCGAADECKRKNLQQGCPRRAEPFGRRMRVSEDEDQEATEEQHRLKKRQRRRNHCGEKMGRPVFCTLTDKTPHRQQQSPEPVVTENFQQGSGCCRHAAANGSNSALPFRQAFSLHVPTEGDLQPTRDPGTPKKRRKPNWNMEEKKLLYELVVANKEAALGLVPGSGAAARQAAFFVAAGRKVSTLGYYERSGPATRKRWNDTYGNLKKRVRTYRRLGLSFDRAVEKATRPEEAVLRPLIRCKRLKAMASGTRNPPPEEPTDTEEDSTPPTSDQEHSPGRMVELVASPGTATHCKGAGGRLQSGTPSPTAWEEVALGKGERSGATRRASEVETSVPADGAGLQLPSSRTIGGAG, from the exons ATGGCTGGGGTGGAGCTgagaggctcagatttcggcctcCGGGTCCCGACTGCCGCAGAGCCAAGGGAGCATCCTGGGATAAAGATAGAAGAGCAAGATCCATTGGAGTTGGACCAGGTGGGAGATGGACGAGGCAGGACCCCTCATGTTGTCCACGCCGGGAGTATTGAGGAATTTGTGCAGAGGAGTACGGAACCGTGTGTCGATCTGGAATcgagggaggagttgctccaaCGCTGGGAGGCCCAGTGGGAAGAGTTCTTGAGGAAATTGGAGTCCCCTCACCTGGAACGGGGAATCCCACAGTTGCCGGAAGAGCCCACCCCATGGGATGACGCTAAGGCCTTCCTGGCCTCCTTCGAGCTAGTCGCTGAAGCCTGCCGCTGGCCCAAGGAAGAGTGGGTGGCCCGGCTCTTGCCGGCCCTCGGCGGGGGAGCCCAGCAAATGTTCAGCAAGCTGGAATCCCAGGACTGGAAGGACTACCAAAAGGTGAAGGTGGCCATCTTGCGGGGGGCAGCCCTGAGGAGGGAGAAGCAGCGACAACACTTCCGGCGCTTCTGCTACCAGGAGGCCGGGGGTCCCCGGGAGGCTTATGGCCGCCTCCAGGAACGTTGCTCTCAGTGGCTGAGGGCCGAGAGGCGCACCAAGGAGGAGATTCTGGAGCTGCTGATTCTGGAGCAGTTCTTGGCCATCCTCCCGCCGGAGATCCAGAGCTGGGTGAAGGAGCGCGGCCCGGAGTCCTGCGACCAGGCGGTGATCCTGGCCGAGGTTTTCCTGCAGAGGCAGGAAGAGGCGGAGAGATGGCAGCTCCAG CCGGTGCCATTTGTGAAAGTGGCTGTGAGTTCCCCAGGGGCAGAGCAGGCGCCATCTGTCTCCAGGCAAGGGCAGCCATGCCAAGAAGTGAagcgagaggaggaggaggaggccttcGAAGTGACCTCGCCTG GTTGTGGAGCAGCAGATGAGTGCAAGAGGAAGAATCTCCAACAGGGATGCCCCAGGCGAGCAgaaccatttgggagaaggatgaGAGTTTCTGAGGATGAGGATCAGGAAGCCACTGAGGAGCAGCACAGGCTAAAGAAACGACAACGGCGACGGAACCACTGTGGGGAAAAAATGGGAAGACCTGTTTTTTGTACACTGACTGACAAAACTCCACACCGGCAACAGCAAAGTCCAGAGCCAGTCGTCACGGAAAACTTCCAGCAGGGCTCCGGCTGCTGTAGGCATGCTGCGGCCAACGGGAGCAATTCCGCTCTGCCTTTTAGGCAGGCCTTTAGCTTGCACGTCCCCACGGAGGGAGACCTGCAGCCCACCAGAGATCCGGGGACACCAAAGAAGCGGAGGAAGCCAAATTGGAATATGGAGGAGAAGAAATTGCTCTACGAGTTAGTGGTAGCGAACAAGGAGGCTGCTCTCGGCCTCGTCCCGGGGAGTGGGGCTGCGGCACGCCAGGCAGCCTTTTTTGTGGCTGCAGGGCGGAAAGTGTCCACCTTGGGTTATTACGAGAGGTCGGGGCCTGCCACCCGCAAGAGGTGGAACGACACTTACGGGAACCTGAAGAAGAGGGTGCGAACGTACCGGCGCCTAGGCCTGTCATTTGACAGGGCGGTGGAGAAAGCCACACGGCCGGAAGAGGCAGTCCTCCGCCCGCTCATCCGCTGCAAGCGCCTGAAGGCCATGGCATCCGGCACCCGGAATC CCCCGCCAGAAGAACCCACAGACACAGAAGAGGACTCCACACCCCCGACCTCAGACCAAGAACACTCGCCAGGAAGGATGGTGGAGCTGGTGGCATCCCCAGGGACTGCGACTCATTGTAAAGGCGCAGGAGGCAGATTGCAGTCAGGGACACCTTCCCCAACAGCATGGGAGGAGGTAGCATTGGGGAAAGGTGAACGCTCAGGAGCTACTCGGCGGGCTTCCGAAGTGGAAACCAGTGTCCctgcagatggtgctggactacagctcccatcatctcggACTATTGGtggtgctggctga